In the genome of Salinispirillum sp. LH 10-3-1, one region contains:
- the ald gene encoding alanine dehydrogenase: MYVGVPKEIKNHEYRVGLIPAAVRELTVAGHQVFVENDAGAAIGYSNEDYEAVGATIVQQASDVFERAEMIVKVKEPQAEERALLRPHHVLFTYLHLAPDAPQLKGLMDSGATCIAYETVTDVHGRLPLLAPMSEVAGRMAVQAGAHCLEKSMGGSGMLLGGVPGVAPAKVTIVGGGVVGQNALAIAVGMGAQVTVLDRSMDVLRRLDQVYSNRITTLFSTREALESSVVHSDLVIGAVLIPGAAAPKLITREMIKTMAAGSVVVDVAIDQGGCMETSKPTTHSEPTYVVDGVVHYCVANMPGGVARTATQALNNATLPFVLQLANKGAQQALLDNTHLRNGLNVYRGEVTYAEVAEARGMPFREALDALQKG, translated from the coding sequence ATGTATGTCGGTGTCCCGAAAGAAATCAAGAATCACGAATACCGTGTTGGGCTGATCCCAGCGGCAGTGCGCGAGTTGACGGTGGCAGGTCATCAGGTCTTTGTCGAGAACGACGCCGGTGCGGCGATCGGCTACAGCAATGAGGACTATGAGGCGGTTGGGGCGACTATTGTGCAGCAGGCGTCGGATGTGTTCGAGCGTGCCGAGATGATCGTTAAAGTAAAGGAGCCGCAAGCCGAAGAGCGTGCCCTATTGCGTCCGCATCATGTGCTGTTTACCTACTTGCATCTGGCACCCGATGCGCCGCAGCTAAAAGGCCTGATGGACAGTGGGGCGACCTGCATAGCTTATGAAACTGTCACCGATGTGCATGGGCGCTTGCCTTTGTTGGCGCCCATGTCGGAAGTGGCGGGGCGTATGGCCGTGCAAGCGGGCGCACACTGTTTGGAAAAATCCATGGGTGGCAGTGGAATGCTATTGGGCGGTGTACCGGGCGTGGCACCCGCCAAGGTGACTATTGTCGGTGGTGGTGTGGTGGGGCAAAATGCGCTCGCCATCGCAGTCGGCATGGGAGCACAGGTGACTGTGTTGGACCGCAGTATGGATGTATTGCGGCGTTTAGATCAGGTTTACAGCAACCGCATTACCACCCTGTTCTCAACCCGTGAAGCCTTGGAAAGCAGTGTGGTGCATTCCGACCTGGTGATCGGTGCCGTACTCATTCCTGGTGCCGCAGCCCCTAAATTGATCACCCGTGAAATGATCAAAACCATGGCGGCAGGCAGTGTCGTTGTGGATGTCGCCATCGACCAAGGGGGTTGCATGGAAACTTCGAAGCCGACCACGCACAGCGAGCCGACTTACGTTGTAGACGGGGTGGTGCACTACTGTGTCGCCAATATGCCCGGTGGTGTGGCGCGCACGGCCACACAGGCGCTGAATAACGCCACCTTGCCCTTTGTGTTACAACTGGCCAATAAAGGCGCGCAGCAAGCGCTGTTGGACAATACGCACCTGCGCAATGGGCTGAATGTGTACCGTGGTGAAGTAACCTATGCGGAAGTTGCGGAAGCTCGAGGTATGCCGTTTCGTGAGGCTTTAGATGCATTACAAAAAGGATAA
- a CDS encoding winged helix-turn-helix transcriptional regulator, with the protein MRIVKKPSRELDTIDLNIIDVLQRDGRISYTDLAAEVGLSTTPCLERVRRLEDAGVIVGYHADINPAALGLNLLVFLEVSLRYQSNQAFDDFRKAAQGIPNLLECHLISGSSDYLLKLRLTDMSEYRYTLGEIISTLPGIQESRSYIVMEEVKSASPYPTEHSRRKLAE; encoded by the coding sequence ATGCGTATTGTAAAAAAGCCCAGTCGTGAGCTGGATACCATAGATTTGAACATCATCGATGTGCTGCAACGTGATGGTCGTATTTCCTACACGGACTTAGCGGCGGAAGTGGGGCTGTCGACTACTCCGTGTTTAGAGCGTGTGAGGCGGCTGGAAGATGCCGGGGTGATTGTCGGCTATCACGCTGACATTAACCCGGCGGCGCTGGGCTTAAATCTGCTGGTTTTTTTGGAAGTCAGTCTGCGTTATCAATCTAACCAAGCTTTTGACGACTTCCGTAAGGCTGCGCAAGGTATTCCCAATCTATTGGAATGTCATCTGATCTCAGGTTCGTCCGACTACTTACTGAAGCTGCGCTTGACCGATATGTCGGAATATCGCTATACCCTAGGGGAGATTATCTCGACTTTGCCTGGTATTCAGGAGTCACGCAGCTACATCGTAATGGAAGAGGTAAAGTCGGCATCACCCTATCCGACCGAGCACTCGCGGCGCAAATTGGCCGAATAG
- a CDS encoding adenosine kinase: MSGNSTPEFDVFAIGHAIVDEEYCVEDHFLTRLGIQRAERTLIDFDRRQQLLVALNAEGDRVYQAGGGSAANSIVTAQQLGARCHFACKVANDEAGRFFHADLAQSGIDLPNAALAKGHTGRCLVMITPDAERTMNTYTGITDELDMPYVELDKLRRSRWLYLESYLITTDTAHQTTLAALQAAHDANIPVVVNFADPGIVRFFKPQLTTLFASRPVEVLICNHEEALAWADTTELETAITVLGKLARHLIITEGADGAHVITAEGRVTVPAPKVTPVNTTGAGDTFAGGILYGLAKGWDLPRAAELACRCAARKVEMNGARLPAEEVALLHPPGHA; encoded by the coding sequence ATGTCGGGCAATAGTACCCCTGAATTCGATGTCTTCGCTATTGGTCACGCCATTGTTGACGAAGAATACTGCGTCGAAGACCACTTCCTTACCCGCCTAGGCATACAGCGTGCCGAACGCACGCTGATCGATTTTGACCGTCGTCAGCAACTGCTGGTGGCACTCAATGCAGAAGGGGATCGAGTATATCAGGCTGGCGGCGGCAGTGCTGCGAACTCCATCGTCACGGCACAACAACTGGGCGCACGCTGCCATTTTGCTTGCAAGGTAGCTAATGACGAAGCTGGCCGTTTCTTTCACGCCGACCTAGCCCAGTCCGGCATTGATCTGCCCAACGCCGCGCTTGCTAAAGGGCATACCGGCCGCTGCCTGGTCATGATCACGCCTGATGCCGAACGCACCATGAACACCTACACCGGCATCACTGACGAACTCGATATGCCCTATGTCGAGCTGGATAAGTTGCGACGTTCACGCTGGCTTTATTTAGAAAGTTATTTGATCACCACCGATACCGCACATCAAACTACCCTCGCCGCTTTGCAGGCCGCCCACGACGCCAACATCCCCGTCGTAGTGAATTTCGCCGACCCCGGCATAGTGCGCTTTTTCAAACCGCAGCTCACCACCTTGTTCGCCAGCCGACCTGTAGAAGTCCTAATCTGCAACCACGAAGAAGCCCTGGCGTGGGCCGATACCACTGAACTCGAAACCGCCATTACTGTACTCGGTAAATTGGCGCGCCATTTGATCATTACCGAAGGGGCTGATGGGGCGCATGTGATCACCGCCGAAGGTCGCGTCACCGTGCCCGCCCCGAAGGTCACCCCGGTCAACACCACCGGCGCTGGCGATACCTTCGCGGGCGGCATCCTGTACGGACTGGCCAAAGGCTGGGATCTGCCGCGTGCTGCTGAACTGGCATGCCGTTGCGCGGCGCGCAAAGTGGAAATGAACGGTGCTCGTTTACCGGCCGAGGAAGTCGCTCTGCTGCACCCGCCGGGGCACGCCTAG
- the mrcB gene encoding penicillin-binding protein 1B — MAKKKTRWRTFWAVVLKLTIVGSILFAALLVYLDFYVRDRFAQHVWSVPAKVYGAPLALYQGSGQSQDEVVWWLQRMGYRSVNTINGPGEYRVAPQRIELFTRAYDFWDEPETARQLTLNFNNDVLATLMDPQGRPVLSARLAPPQLGTISPAHAEDRVLERLATMPPTLVAGLVAVEDRRFFQHHGISPVAIGRALVANFRSGRVEQGGSTITQQLIKNMFLTADQTLWRKGIEAMMAVLLELHVDKETILETYMNQVFIAQDGQRAIHGFGLAAQYFYGRPLEELSISQQATLIGILRGPSYYSPIRNPERALARRNVILDVMAEQRIITDTQRRAARAEPLGLNPGTGEGPYAAAMDLVRRQLRLWYPDDVLNREGLHIHTSIDIYAQDVAQRQMQESLQAIERLHRLPNNQLQGAMVLIHRDSGDVRAVIGARTSVQGGFNRAMDARRPVGSLLKPAVYLAALETGRHWLMDVDDGPVVVAARDGTEWRPQNFDRTSNGMVPMWEAMSRSYNQAAARVGMETGLGEVLRSIERLGYSGRLPVVPAVILGAVDMSPYEVAQIYQPVFSDGFRAPLKAITAVTTADQEVLNQFNIRTQQVIAPPDAQAMQSALQLAVREGTGRYATSVLNPGLRPAGKTGTSDQQRDSWFAGEAGELMAVVWVGVDNNTPMPITGSTGALRVWTHTMAQLAHSSYDAKPLHSSLRWVSWHPDQPGRYWLGDCHAFRIAVPQAVAVAQAQRTCQGSSDQLTGEHAPDDNRRRGWGWLDRIF, encoded by the coding sequence ATGGCTAAAAAAAAGACTCGATGGCGTACCTTTTGGGCTGTTGTCCTTAAATTAACCATTGTCGGTAGCATTTTGTTTGCTGCCTTGCTGGTGTATTTGGACTTCTACGTACGTGATCGGTTTGCGCAACATGTCTGGTCTGTGCCCGCCAAGGTGTATGGAGCACCGCTGGCTCTGTATCAAGGCAGTGGCCAGAGTCAGGACGAAGTGGTGTGGTGGTTGCAGCGTATGGGGTATCGCTCCGTCAATACCATCAATGGCCCTGGCGAATACCGCGTGGCGCCTCAGCGTATTGAATTATTCACGCGGGCCTATGATTTCTGGGATGAGCCAGAGACAGCACGGCAACTCACACTGAACTTCAACAACGATGTGCTTGCCACCCTGATGGATCCGCAGGGAAGGCCGGTGTTATCAGCACGATTAGCGCCGCCCCAGCTAGGTACCATCTCGCCAGCACACGCCGAGGATCGGGTGTTGGAGCGTCTGGCCACGATGCCGCCAACCCTGGTGGCGGGACTGGTTGCGGTAGAAGATCGGCGTTTCTTTCAGCACCATGGCATCTCGCCGGTGGCCATCGGGCGCGCGCTGGTGGCTAACTTCCGCTCGGGTCGGGTTGAGCAGGGTGGCAGTACCATTACCCAGCAGCTTATCAAGAACATGTTTCTTACCGCAGACCAGACGTTGTGGCGTAAGGGCATAGAAGCAATGATGGCGGTGCTGCTTGAATTGCATGTCGATAAAGAAACTATTCTCGAAACCTACATGAACCAAGTGTTCATCGCGCAAGATGGTCAGCGTGCGATACATGGCTTCGGGTTGGCGGCGCAATATTTCTATGGCCGACCGCTGGAAGAGCTTTCGATCAGCCAGCAAGCGACGTTAATTGGCATTCTGCGTGGCCCCAGCTATTACTCGCCGATCCGCAATCCGGAACGCGCGCTGGCACGTCGCAATGTGATTCTTGATGTCATGGCGGAGCAGCGAATCATTACCGATACGCAACGGCGTGCAGCGCGCGCAGAGCCGCTTGGGTTGAATCCGGGTACTGGTGAGGGGCCTTATGCTGCCGCGATGGACTTGGTGCGGCGGCAGTTGCGCCTCTGGTATCCCGACGATGTGTTGAATCGTGAAGGTCTGCACATCCATACATCGATTGATATTTACGCCCAGGATGTGGCGCAACGGCAGATGCAGGAGTCATTGCAGGCCATAGAGCGCTTGCACCGACTCCCCAATAATCAGTTGCAAGGTGCCATGGTGCTTATTCACCGCGATTCTGGCGATGTCAGGGCGGTGATTGGCGCGCGCACCAGTGTGCAAGGCGGGTTTAATCGCGCCATGGATGCCCGCCGGCCCGTCGGGTCATTGCTAAAACCCGCCGTCTACTTGGCAGCACTGGAAACAGGGCGACACTGGCTGATGGACGTCGACGATGGACCAGTAGTGGTGGCGGCACGCGACGGTACTGAATGGCGACCACAGAACTTTGATCGCACATCGAACGGCATGGTACCCATGTGGGAGGCTATGTCGCGCTCATACAACCAAGCGGCGGCGCGAGTCGGTATGGAAACCGGCTTAGGTGAAGTGCTGCGGAGTATTGAACGGTTGGGTTATAGCGGTCGTTTGCCGGTGGTGCCCGCCGTTATTCTCGGCGCGGTCGACATGAGCCCCTATGAGGTCGCACAAATTTATCAGCCTGTGTTCTCAGATGGCTTTCGCGCACCGCTCAAAGCCATTACGGCGGTAACCACTGCCGACCAAGAGGTACTGAACCAGTTTAATATCCGCACACAACAGGTTATTGCGCCGCCCGATGCCCAAGCGATGCAGTCCGCCTTGCAGCTTGCCGTGCGTGAAGGTACGGGCCGCTACGCCACCAGTGTGTTGAATCCCGGGTTGCGCCCAGCCGGTAAGACCGGCACCAGTGATCAACAGCGCGACAGCTGGTTTGCCGGTGAGGCGGGCGAATTAATGGCGGTGGTTTGGGTTGGGGTAGACAACAATACCCCAATGCCCATTACCGGCAGCACAGGGGCATTAAGAGTTTGGACACACACCATGGCACAGCTCGCGCACAGCAGCTACGACGCCAAACCGTTGCATTCCAGCTTACGATGGGTAAGTTGGCACCCTGATCAACCCGGTCGTTATTGGTTGGGTGACTGCCATGCGTTTCGCATTGCCGTTCCACAGGCGGTTGCCGTGGCGCAGGCGCAGCGCACCTGTCAAGGTAGCAGTGATCAGCTAACGGGCGAACATGCCCCGGACGATAATCGAAGGAGAGGATGGGGATGGCTCGATCGAATATTCTAA
- a CDS encoding tetratricopeptide repeat protein — MARSNILNVVLLFGLLVLVACATVLPEPEPVEPAPEDPRLSVVQELQRQAVVRVQQGEYLPAISLLERAVQIKPDEIGNYILLARAHTLRGDPDQARAALQRGQLYAHPGSADAARIEHLLNRPE, encoded by the coding sequence ATGGCTCGATCGAATATTCTAAATGTCGTTTTATTGTTCGGGCTTTTGGTGTTGGTGGCCTGCGCCACAGTATTGCCCGAACCGGAGCCAGTGGAACCAGCGCCGGAAGACCCGCGCCTCTCGGTGGTTCAGGAGTTGCAGCGGCAAGCCGTCGTGCGGGTGCAGCAAGGGGAGTATCTACCGGCCATTTCTTTGCTGGAGCGTGCCGTGCAGATTAAACCTGATGAGATAGGAAATTACATTCTCTTAGCACGGGCGCACACCCTGCGGGGTGATCCAGACCAAGCACGTGCCGCCTTGCAACGTGGTCAACTATACGCCCATCCTGGATCAGCAGATGCGGCGCGCATTGAGCACCTGCTAAACCGCCCGGAGTAA
- a CDS encoding putative signal transducing protein, whose protein sequence is MITIRRYFDTLEAELARGRLEAEGIVASVTNGALQNISHAMVEVNLQVGEDDLQRAEDVLQEMESGAVDLGDYLPFDEA, encoded by the coding sequence ATGATTACAATACGGCGCTACTTCGATACCTTAGAAGCCGAACTGGCACGCGGCCGTCTCGAAGCAGAGGGCATAGTGGCCAGTGTCACCAATGGTGCATTGCAGAACATCAGCCACGCTATGGTGGAGGTGAATCTTCAAGTCGGTGAAGACGACCTACAGCGTGCAGAAGATGTGCTGCAGGAAATGGAATCTGGCGCTGTTGATTTGGGCGACTATTTGCCATTCGATGAGGCCTGA